Sequence from the Macaca fascicularis isolate 582-1 chromosome 16, T2T-MFA8v1.1 genome:
CCTGGCATTATCAGTCCTGGTAAACAGAAGAGGTAATGGTGGTGGAATTGGGGTGGATATGGGGGGAGGTACTGAAACAGGGTGGGGAGATTCCATTATAGGGGCTGGAAAACCCCTTTACCATACAACATCCCTCATCAGAAATGCCTGAGTCATAAGACCCTTCCTGACTGATGTATGTCTGTCCCTCAGGCATCACCTGGAGCTCTCTTTGCTGGAAGATCCATGGAAGAGCATGGAATCTGCTGATCTTGGTTAGGTTCAGGATGGGAACTTTAAGCCCAGTTTACAGGGGTCATGGCCTTTCATTCCTTGGTAGTTTGTGGGGCGAAAGCCAAGCCCATACCATGTAAGTTTTTGTCAGGGCAGGAGGAAGAGTgaccatttccttttccttcttcttgccTTGCCATCTTCCAGTTGTGGTTCTTGTGGATGTCTCGGACAAGTGGACACGGAACCAGCTCAGCCCTCAGTTGCTCAGGTGCTTGACCAAGTTCTCCCAGATCCCTAGTGTCCTGGTCATGAACAAGGTGAGCACTACCCATCCGAGGAAGGGGTCTACTTCCCTCCAAGTCCCCTATCTCTGACCACACACCCTTTGCCCATCCCCCATGTCCAGATAGATTGTCTGAAGCGGAAGTCAGTTCTCCTGGAGCTCACGGCAGCCCTCACTGAAGGTGTGGTCAACGGCAAAAAGCTCGAGATGAGGCAGGCCTTCCACTCACAGCCTGGTACCCGTTGCCCCAGCCCAGCAGTTAAGGACCCAAACACACTATCTGTGGGAAACCCTCAGAGGATTGGCTGGCCCCACTTCAAGGAGATCTTCATGTTGTCAGCCCTAAGCCAGGAGGATGTGAAAACACTAAAGGTCAGTTAGTCTTGGCCATAGCCTGGCCCTTGGTTTCTACCATATGAAGACAGCCCTCTGATTTCCTCCTGGAAgcaaaaatgaggagaaaagtcCTGGTTGGGATTAAGATGCCCGTCTATTCCCTCTGTTCCCACAGCAATACCTCCTGACACAGGCCCAGCCAGGGCCCTGGGAGTACCACAGTGCAGTCCTCACTAGCCAGACACCAGAAGAGATCTGCGCCAACGTTATCCGAGAGAAACTCCTAGAGCACCTGCCTCAGGAGGTGCCTTACAATGTACAGCAGGTACAGAGTGAAGGGTTCTGGGGGCTCTCTACCAGACACACACCTTTACCCAGGAGTATGACTGACTAATCTTTTGTCTCCCTGTACAGAAGACGGCAGTATGGGAGGAAGGACCGGGTGGGGAGCTGGTTATCCAACAGAAGCTTCTGGTGCCCAAAGAATCTTATATGGTAAGTGAGATTAGGCTCAGAGGAGAGATCAAGACTATGTTTGACAGGAGTTCTTCCCCTAGCTTGGAGCCCTGAGAGCAGGACCAtgtccttctctcttttttctttttcttttcttttttttgagacagtctctgtcacTGAGACAGAGTCACTGTCACTGACagtgctctgtcactgaggctggagtacagtggtgggatcacagctcactgcagccttgacttcccacgctcaagcaatcctcccgcctcagccccctgaggagctgggatcagctaatttttttattttttattttttttgagacaaaatctgactctgtcacccaggctggagtgcagtggcacgatctctgctcactgcaacctccgcctcctgggctcaagtgattctcctgcctcagcctcccaagaagctgggattacaggtgcccaccaccacgcccagctaattttttggtttttttttttttttttttttgagacagagtcttgctctgtgccccaggctggagtgcagtggcgtgatctcggctcactgcaagctccgcccccccgggttcacgccattctcctgcctcagcctcccgagtaactgggactacaggcgcccgccacctcacccggctaattttcttgtatttttagtagagacggggtttcaccgtgttagccaggatggtctcgatctcctgacctcgtgatccgcccgtctcggcctcccaaagtgctgggattacaggcttgagccaccgcgcccagcctaatttttgtatttttagtagagacgaagtttcaccatgttggccaggctggtttcgaactcttgaactcaaattgtccgcctgcctcagcctcccaaagtgccgccTGACCATccgctaatttaaaaaaaagttttgtagagaaagggtttcactatgttgcccaggctggtctcaaactcctgggctcaagcagtccacccatcttggcctccgaaagtgctgggattaatgggtgtgagccactgcacctaaccctctccttttttaattttttaatctcttttgagccagggtcttgctctgtcactcaggctggggtgcagaggcgcaatctcagctcactgcaacttctgcctctcgtgttcaagtgattctcctgcctcagcctcccaagtagctaagattacaggtgcccaccaccatgcccagctaattttttgtagagacagggtttcaccatgttgaccaggctggttttgaactcctgacctcaggtgatctgcccacctcaacctcccaaagtgctgggattacaggcatgtgccaccgcacccggccaccctctcttttttttaaagaagggttGCACTTTTacccaggctgaactcaaactcctgttctcaaaggatcctctcacctcagccccccgaatagctgggactacaggcatgtgccatcattcctgtcttccttctctttcatatACCCTCAGAAACTGCTGATTGGTCCGAAGGGCCATGTGATCTCCCAGATAGCACAGGAGGCAGGCCGCGACCTCATGAACATCTTCCTCTGTGATGTTGACATCCACCTGTCTGTGAAGCTCCTCAAGTGACCACCCTCTACTGATCCTCCCAGGACATTCCAGCTCAAGCTGCTGGCAGGAACTGACCAGATCTGTCCTTGGCTGGGGACCCTCCAGGGACTGGTGAGAGACATGAACACTGACTGGCTGCTAGCTGGCCTGGCCCTGCTGAGTCTGCACAGTCCCTGCCCAGCTGTGTCTCCTGTTGGAAGAAGGAACTGGCCTTAGCTCAGTTTCCAGGTGGTTCCTCTGCCTGGGACCACAGCTACAAAGGTGTAGCTAAGAAGATGGCTCATTGGTGGGAGCAATATCACCCTACCTCCAGCTAGCTATGGGCCCAGAGTTTCTCCCTGAGTTGCTGTTGCTGGTAGGGAGATTTTCTCTTCCCGCCCTCACTTCCTTCACCTTGAACTTGGATAAGAACTCGTGTCTCCTGAATGAGGTAGCGCCTTCCATCTGCTCCCCAATTCTTGAtctctcccaccccatccctctcCCCAGTCTTGGATACTAATAAAAGACAGGCATTCTGGTTCTCatctttattccttttatttatttatttttattttttaatattagggactgagtctcactatgttgtctaggctggtctcaaactcctgggctcaagaaatcctcctgccttggcctctgaaagtggtgggattacaggcttaagccactgtgcctggcctcatctttatttctttacaacAGGAAAGAGAACATGTATCCCCTCCCCTACCCGCCATCCCATGCCCTCACCCCGCCTTGTTTGAGCTGGAGTCTCCCTTCCAGTAGTCAGCTCCAGGGTCCTGAGTTCTCTTCCTGGCACGTTTTCTGGATATAGCAAGAGAACCCTTACCATTACTAAACTCAGTAATGGTAACGGTTTCCTTGCCATTCCCAAGTGCCCTGGCAGTCAGTAGGCTGTGACAGGCTGAGCGGAGAGCTTCTTGGGCTTGCAGCATCTCTCCTGTCCTCCTTGTCAGGCTCCAGAGCTGGGGGTGCCCGGACTAGTACATCATCTATACTGTAGTGTCTCATCACAAACTTACAGTATATGATGATATCCCAGCCAGGGCCCCACTGAGGGTACAGGATGCATGGCTTGAAAAGTACTGTGGGGGGCTGGGGGCAGAACAGAACAGGTCAGGGCTGGACACACACAgctccctgctccctgctctACGGCTCCCTCCCTGGCCAGCATCTCCTTGATTCTGTGGTCAGGCACAGCCCAGGTGGGTTATGGGAAGGGGAGTGGAGCTAGGGTCTGTTGAGATCTCATAGGGACCCAGGGCCAGTGTTAAAACAAGCCAGAGATGGCATAATGATGCAGAAGGTTCCCTTTGGTCAGACCAACAAGCAGACAAGCAGACAGACCCAGAGAAGGTGCACTTACCTAGAGCTGGAGCTGCAGACTGAGGAGGCCTTTGGATGCAGGGAGGATctgtcccttcctcttccttgaGCTGCTTGCCTTTTAACATACTGGTCCCTCCTCTGGGTGGGGCACTtctcctggccctgcctcttAACCCTTGCCCTGCTAGAGTCCACGAAACAAGGGTCACTGGCCCCTCTCCCTAGAaggccttttttcctttttttttttttttttttttgagacggagtctcactgtgtctcccaggctggagtgcagtggcgtgatctctgctcactgcaagctccgcctcccgggttcatgccattctcccgcctcagtctcctgagtagctgagactacaggcgcccaccaccacgcccagctagttttttgtatttttagtagagacggggtttcaccgtgttagccaggatagtctcgatctcctgacctcgtgatccacccgcctcggcctcccaaagtgctgggattacaggcttga
This genomic interval carries:
- the ERAL1 gene encoding GTPase Era, mitochondrial; the encoded protein is MAAPSWRGAGLVQEVLRVWQVGPHVARERVIPFSSPLSFQRRCVSCVAGSAFSGPRLASASRNYGQGSALDHFLGFSQRDSSVTSCVPAMSMHRDEQDLLLVHHPDMPENPRVLRVVLLGAPNAGKSTLSNQLLGRKVFPVSKKVHTTRCQALGVITEKETQVILLDTPGIISPGKQKRHHLELSLLEDPWKSMESADLVVVLVDVSDKWTRNQLSPQLLRCLTKFSQIPSVLVMNKIDCLKRKSVLLELTAALTEGVVNGKKLEMRQAFHSQPGTRCPSPAVKDPNTLSVGNPQRIGWPHFKEIFMLSALSQEDVKTLKQYLLTQAQPGPWEYHSAVLTSQTPEEICANVIREKLLEHLPQEVPYNVQQKTAVWEEGPGGELVIQQKLLVPKESYMKLLIGPKGHVISQIAQEAGRDLMNIFLCDVDIHLSVKLLK